CTGGTAGCTGAATACAGTAAAGAGATGGCTGCAAAGTATTATGCCCCCCCAACTGGAAGTTATGAAATGGTTGGCGGTGATGTAACTATTAAAGCAGGAAGCAACATTTCAGATGCTGTAACAGTTTATATGCGTTCTATTGCTAATTTTGTAGAGGGTAGAACCTATGTCCTTCCAGTAAAAATTAAAAGTGTAACGGGGTCATTAGAAGTATTGGATGCCTCTCGTGTGATTTATCTAAAAATCGCAAGGGTTTTAGATTTCAAATCTATTGATATCTCTGCACCTGCTTTTTACTACACGTATCCATTCACTACTCCAGTAACTAACATTTCTAAATATACTTTTGAAATTAAATGTTTCATAGATGCCTTTCACGGAACCGCTGATATCAGCCGTTTGTGTAATTGGGGGCCGATTGATGAATCTTTACCTAACCTATTACGCTTTGGTGAAGCAGGAAGTAAAATTAATCAACTTCAATGGGTATCTGCTGAGGGTAGTATGTTCTCTAAAACCGAGTTTACCACTAAGACCTGGTATACCATTTCCTGTGTTTACGACGGCGTGACGTATAAAATGTATGTGAACGGAAAACTCGATGGCAGCTTTAGCGGCGGTGGGAAGGTGTACCAGTTTGCGATGCTGGAATTGGGTATGTCGTATGCTGGTTACCAAACTTCGCAACGCTTTTTAGGACGTGTAGCAGAAATCCGTTTCTGGGATA
The nucleotide sequence above comes from Pedobacter sp. MC2016-14. Encoded proteins:
- a CDS encoding DUF1735 and LamG domain-containing protein, which gives rise to MKTLKYNSRLFAVALICTIATVFSACEKSLSYKDAILITGTQENKMVKFIVEGVPSSYAVTATATEKVPNDVTVSFEVDTNLVAEYSKEMAAKYYAPPTGSYEMVGGDVTIKAGSNISDAVTVYMRSIANFVEGRTYVLPVKIKSVTGSLEVLDASRVIYLKIARVLDFKSIDISAPAFYYTYPFTTPVTNISKYTFEIKCFIDAFHGTADISRLCNWGPIDESLPNLLRFGEAGSKINQLQWVSAEGSMFSKTEFTTKTWYTISCVYDGVTYKMYVNGKLDGSFSGGGKVYQFAMLELGMSYAGYQTSQRFLGRVAEIRFWDRALSVTEINEGICNVDAAANGLVSYWKMNEGSGNIFYDRTGKGRNMTWPKTTLWNASTENKCVQ